A window of the Pseudomonas fluorescens genome harbors these coding sequences:
- a CDS encoding Na+/H+ antiporter subunit E: protein MKRLFPAPWLSLALWLLWLVLNLSVSPGNLLLGAVLGFCAPLMMRKLRPQRIHIRRPGTILRLFLLVGRDVIVSNLQVAWGVLNAGRRPLRSRFIKVPLDLRDANGLAALSMICTVVPGTVWSELALDRSILLLHVWDLDDEAQFIQHFKVTYERPLMEIFE from the coding sequence ATGAAGCGTCTGTTCCCTGCTCCGTGGTTGTCGCTGGCGCTGTGGTTGCTGTGGCTGGTGCTGAACCTGTCGGTCAGCCCAGGTAACTTGCTGTTGGGTGCCGTACTCGGTTTCTGTGCCCCGCTGATGATGCGCAAACTGCGCCCGCAGCGGATTCACATCCGCCGTCCGGGCACGATCCTGCGATTGTTTCTGCTGGTCGGGCGCGACGTGATCGTCTCGAACCTGCAAGTGGCCTGGGGCGTACTCAACGCCGGTCGTCGGCCGCTTCGTTCACGCTTCATCAAGGTGCCGCTGGACCTGCGAGATGCCAACGGTCTGGCGGCGCTGTCGATGATCTGTACGGTCGTGCCCGGCACGGTGTGGTCGGAGCTGGCGCTGGATCGCAGCATTCTGTTGCTGCACGTCTGGGATCTGGATGACGAGGCGCAGTTCATCCAGCACTTCAAGGTCACTTACGAGCGGCCGTTGATGGAGATTTTCGAATGA
- a CDS encoding monovalent cation/H+ antiporter subunit A, which produces MSLIVLLLLPFLGSCLAAVLPHNARNAESLLAGLVALIGTVSVAMLYPQIAHGGVIREEFTWLPSLGLNFVLRMDGFAWLFSMLVMGIGTLVSLYARYYMSPDDPVPRFFAFFLAFMGAMLGLVISGNLIQIVFFWELTSLFSFLLIGYWHHRHDARRGAYMALMVTGAGGLCLLAGVMILGHVVGSYDLDKVLAAGDLIRAHALYPILLPLILIGALSKSAQFPFHFWLPHAMAAPTPVSAYLHSATMVKAGVFLLARLWPSLSGSEEWFYIVSGAGAATLLLGAYCAMFQNDLKGLLAYSTISHLGLITLLLGLNSPLAAVAAVFHILNHATFKASLFMAAGIIDHESGTRDIRKLNGLFKLIPFTATLAMVASASMAGVPLLNGFLSKEMFFAETVFINATAWVEAALPIIATIAGTFSVAYSLRFTVDVFFGPTATDLPHTPHEPPRWMRAPVELLVFTCLLVGIFPAQVVGPLLAAAALPVVGGVLPEYSLAIWHGLNAPMIMSLIAMSGGIVVYLLLRNQLKRGRFKFPPLVGRFNGKRLFERSLVAMMRLARRLERRIGTKRLQTQLFLMVLAAVLAGLIPMLHSSLSWGDRPKIPGSIVFVTLWLLAIACALGAAWQAKYHRLAALTMVSVCGLMTCVTFVWFSAPDLALTQLVVEVVTTVLILLGLRWLPRRIEEVSPLPSSLRKARVRRLRDLLLSIAVGGGMALLSYAMLTRQTPNDISSFYLSRALPEGGGSNVVNVMLVDFRGFDTLGEITVLAAVALTVFALLRRFRPPKESLQLPAQQRLLAPDVVTDLVNPRSASDTALGFMMVPAVLVRLLLPIALVVSFYLFMRGHNQPGGGFVAGLVMSVAFILQYMVAGTQWVEAQMSLRPLRWMGTGLLFATVTGLGAMAVGYPFLTTHTWHFSLPLLGDIHIASALFFDIGVYAVVVGSTLLILTALAHQSVRGHKTAAAKGAV; this is translated from the coding sequence ATGTCCCTGATAGTTCTACTGCTTCTGCCTTTTCTGGGCAGCTGTCTGGCAGCCGTGCTGCCTCACAACGCACGTAACGCCGAATCCCTGCTGGCAGGTCTGGTCGCACTGATCGGCACTGTCTCGGTCGCGATGCTGTACCCGCAGATCGCCCACGGCGGCGTAATTCGCGAAGAATTCACGTGGCTGCCCAGCCTGGGCCTGAACTTCGTCCTGCGCATGGACGGCTTCGCCTGGCTGTTCTCGATGCTGGTGATGGGCATCGGCACCCTCGTTTCCTTATATGCCCGTTATTACATGTCGCCGGACGATCCGGTGCCGCGTTTCTTCGCGTTCTTTCTGGCGTTCATGGGCGCCATGCTCGGGCTGGTGATCTCCGGCAACCTGATCCAGATCGTGTTCTTCTGGGAGCTGACCAGCCTCTTCTCGTTCCTGTTGATCGGCTACTGGCACCACCGCCACGACGCCCGCCGTGGTGCGTACATGGCGCTGATGGTTACCGGTGCCGGGGGATTGTGCCTGCTGGCGGGGGTCATGATCCTCGGCCATGTGGTCGGCAGCTATGACCTGGACAAGGTCCTGGCCGCCGGCGATCTGATTCGCGCACATGCCCTCTACCCCATCCTGCTTCCCCTCATTCTTATCGGCGCCCTCAGCAAAAGCGCCCAGTTTCCCTTCCACTTCTGGCTGCCCCACGCCATGGCGGCGCCCACACCGGTTTCGGCATACCTGCACTCGGCGACCATGGTCAAGGCCGGGGTTTTCCTGCTGGCCCGCCTGTGGCCGTCGCTGTCCGGCAGCGAAGAATGGTTCTACATCGTCAGCGGCGCCGGCGCTGCCACGCTGTTGCTCGGCGCGTACTGCGCAATGTTCCAGAACGACCTCAAGGGACTGCTGGCCTACTCGACCATCAGCCACCTCGGCCTGATCACGCTGCTGCTGGGCCTGAACAGCCCGCTGGCCGCTGTCGCGGCGGTGTTCCACATTCTCAACCACGCGACCTTCAAGGCTTCGCTGTTCATGGCCGCCGGGATCATCGACCACGAAAGTGGCACCCGCGACATCCGCAAGCTCAACGGCCTGTTCAAACTGATTCCGTTCACCGCCACCCTGGCAATGGTGGCCAGTGCGTCCATGGCCGGCGTGCCGCTGCTCAACGGTTTCCTCTCGAAGGAAATGTTCTTCGCCGAAACCGTGTTCATCAACGCCACCGCTTGGGTGGAAGCTGCGCTGCCGATTATCGCGACCATCGCCGGTACGTTCAGCGTGGCCTACTCGCTGCGCTTCACCGTTGATGTGTTCTTCGGCCCGACCGCCACCGACCTGCCGCACACCCCGCACGAGCCGCCGCGCTGGATGCGTGCACCGGTGGAGTTGCTGGTCTTCACCTGTTTGCTGGTGGGGATTTTCCCGGCCCAGGTCGTCGGCCCGTTGCTCGCCGCAGCAGCATTGCCGGTGGTGGGTGGCGTGCTGCCGGAATACAGTCTGGCGATCTGGCACGGCCTCAATGCACCGATGATCATGAGCCTGATCGCTATGTCCGGCGGTATCGTGGTCTATCTGCTGCTGCGCAATCAGCTCAAGCGTGGCCGTTTCAAATTCCCGCCGCTGGTGGGCCGTTTCAACGGCAAGCGCCTGTTCGAACGCAGCCTGGTGGCGATGATGCGTCTGGCCCGGCGGCTGGAGCGGCGGATCGGCACCAAGCGTCTGCAAACCCAGCTATTCCTGATGGTATTGGCGGCAGTGCTGGCCGGCCTGATCCCGATGCTGCACAGCAGCCTGAGCTGGGGCGACCGGCCGAAGATCCCTGGCTCGATCGTGTTCGTGACCCTGTGGCTGCTGGCAATCGCCTGCGCCCTCGGCGCCGCATGGCAAGCCAAGTATCACCGTCTTGCCGCCCTGACCATGGTCAGCGTCTGCGGCCTGATGACCTGCGTGACCTTCGTCTGGTTCTCGGCGCCGGATCTGGCCCTGACGCAACTGGTGGTCGAAGTGGTGACCACGGTGCTGATCCTGCTCGGTCTGCGCTGGCTGCCACGGCGGATCGAAGAGGTTTCGCCGTTGCCAAGCAGCCTGCGCAAGGCGCGTGTACGGCGTCTGCGCGACTTGCTGCTGTCGATTGCCGTCGGCGGCGGCATGGCGCTGCTGTCCTACGCCATGCTGACCCGGCAGACGCCGAACGATATTTCCTCGTTCTACCTGAGCCGCGCCCTGCCCGAGGGCGGCGGCAGCAATGTGGTCAATGTGATGCTGGTGGATTTCCGTGGTTTCGACACCCTTGGCGAAATCACCGTGCTCGCCGCCGTGGCACTGACCGTGTTCGCCCTGCTGCGTCGTTTCCGCCCGCCGAAAGAAAGCCTGCAACTGCCGGCCCAGCAACGCCTGCTCGCCCCTGACGTGGTGACCGATCTGGTCAACCCGCGTTCGGCCAGCGACACCGCGCTCGGTTTCATGATGGTGCCGGCGGTGCTGGTGCGCCTGCTGCTGCCGATTGCGCTGGTGGTGTCGTTCTACCTGTTCATGCGTGGGCACAACCAGCCAGGTGGCGGCTTCGTCGCCGGCCTGGTGATGTCGGTGGCGTTCATCCTGCAATACATGGTCGCCGGCACTCAGTGGGTCGAGGCGCAAATGAGCCTGCGACCGCTGCGCTGGATGGGCACCGGTCTGCTGTTCGCCACCGTCACCGGCCTCGGCGCGATGGCGGTGGGTTATCCGTTCCTGACCACCCACACCTGGCATTTCAGCCTGCCGCTGCTGGGTGACATCCATATCGCCAGCGCGCTGTTCTTCGATATTGGCGTCTACGCCGTGGTGGTCGGCTCGACCTTGCTGATCCTCACCGCGCTCGCCCACCAATCGGTCCGGGGCCACAAAACCGCTGCCGCCAAAGGAGCCGTCTGA
- a CDS encoding Na+/H+ antiporter subunit C, with product MEEVIAIAIGVLAASGVWLILRPRTFQVVMGLCLLSYGVNLFIFSMGSLFIGKEPIIKDGVPQDLLNYTDPLPQALVLTAIVISFAMTALFLVVLLASRGLTGTDHVDGREPKE from the coding sequence ATGGAAGAAGTCATCGCAATCGCCATCGGCGTACTCGCCGCGTCCGGGGTTTGGCTGATCCTGAGGCCACGGACATTCCAGGTGGTGATGGGCCTGTGTCTGCTGTCCTACGGCGTCAACCTGTTCATCTTCAGCATGGGCAGCCTGTTCATCGGCAAGGAGCCGATCATCAAGGACGGCGTGCCGCAGGACCTGCTCAACTACACCGACCCGCTGCCCCAGGCGCTGGTACTGACGGCCATCGTCATCAGCTTCGCCATGACCGCATTGTTTCTGGTGGTGTTGCTGGCTTCACGAGGCCTGACCGGCACCGACCACGTTGACGGAAGGGAGCCCAAGGAATGA
- a CDS encoding DUF2789 family protein, protein MELPAYTLTTLFDQLGLPSEETAIDDFIEAHPLEADTKLIDADFWSPQQAQLLKEWLRADGEEAVMVDELNVRLHRGK, encoded by the coding sequence ATGGAACTGCCTGCCTACACCCTGACAACCCTGTTCGATCAATTAGGGCTGCCTTCGGAGGAAACGGCGATTGACGATTTCATCGAAGCCCATCCGCTGGAAGCCGATACCAAGTTGATCGACGCCGACTTCTGGAGCCCGCAACAGGCACAATTGCTCAAGGAATGGCTGCGTGCCGATGGCGAAGAAGCGGTGATGGTCGACGAACTGAATGTGCGCCTGCACCGGGGCAAATGA
- a CDS encoding DUF3995 domain-containing protein, producing the protein MTFVLAQWLVTIFAVISLMHVYWAMGGQWAAVAVVPQVPVDNGGLTLRPAFKPSGWITLVVAAALLLIAALVCMRVGWWLPAVHHWALQWVISAIALLMFARAIGDSELVGFFKEVKGSRFARLDTWVYSPLCLILGAGLLAVAWI; encoded by the coding sequence ATGACCTTTGTGTTGGCTCAATGGCTGGTGACGATATTTGCGGTGATCAGCCTGATGCATGTGTATTGGGCGATGGGTGGGCAGTGGGCGGCCGTGGCGGTGGTGCCACAGGTTCCGGTGGACAACGGCGGGCTGACGCTCAGGCCGGCGTTCAAGCCGTCAGGCTGGATCACGCTGGTGGTGGCGGCAGCCCTGCTACTGATTGCCGCACTGGTGTGCATGCGGGTGGGATGGTGGCTGCCCGCCGTGCATCACTGGGCACTGCAATGGGTGATCAGCGCGATTGCGCTGCTGATGTTTGCGCGGGCGATTGGCGATTCGGAGCTGGTGGGTTTTTTCAAGGAAGTGAAGGGATCGCGGTTCGCCCGGCTCGACACTTGGGTCTACTCGCCGTTGTGTCTGATATTGGGAGCCGGGCTGTTGGCTGTTGCCTGGATCTAG
- a CDS encoding ABC transporter substrate-binding protein, which yields MNGFRRLLAAGLTTFGLMTAVPAVSASQAPIHFADLNWESGSLITDVLRIIVEKGYGLPTDTLPGTTITLETALANNDIQVIGEEWAGRSPVWVKAEAEGKVASLGDTVKGATEGWWVPEYVIKGDPAKGIKPLAPDLRSVSDLKKYKDVFKDPETPSKGRFLNSPIGWTSEVVNKQKLTAYGLQDDFVNFRSGSGAALDAEISSSIRRGKPVLFYYWSPTPLLGKFKLVQLEEPPFDAEAWKTLTDADNPNPKPTRSLASKLSIGVSTPFQKQYPQIAEFFSKVDFPIDDLNKALAEMSEKHTAPRDAAVAFMKAHPDVWQAWLPKDVAQKVQAGL from the coding sequence ATGAACGGATTTCGACGGTTGCTGGCCGCTGGCCTGACCACCTTCGGCTTGATGACGGCGGTGCCTGCGGTGAGCGCGTCACAGGCGCCGATCCACTTTGCCGACCTGAACTGGGAAAGCGGCAGCCTGATCACCGATGTCCTGCGCATCATCGTCGAGAAGGGTTATGGCCTGCCGACCGATACCTTGCCGGGCACCACCATCACCCTTGAGACTGCGTTGGCCAACAATGACATTCAGGTCATCGGCGAAGAGTGGGCCGGGCGCAGTCCGGTGTGGGTCAAGGCCGAGGCCGAAGGCAAGGTCGCCAGCCTGGGCGACACAGTCAAAGGTGCCACCGAGGGCTGGTGGGTGCCGGAATACGTGATCAAGGGCGACCCGGCCAAGGGCATCAAGCCATTGGCGCCGGATCTGCGCAGCGTCAGCGATCTGAAAAAATACAAGGACGTGTTCAAGGACCCGGAAACCCCGAGCAAGGGGCGGTTTCTCAACAGCCCGATCGGCTGGACGTCGGAGGTGGTGAACAAGCAGAAGCTCACGGCTTACGGCTTGCAGGACGACTTCGTCAATTTCCGCAGCGGCTCCGGTGCGGCACTCGATGCCGAAATCAGCTCATCGATCCGCCGAGGCAAACCGGTGCTGTTCTATTACTGGTCGCCGACGCCATTGCTCGGCAAGTTCAAGCTGGTTCAACTGGAAGAGCCGCCGTTCGATGCCGAGGCCTGGAAAACCCTGACCGACGCCGATAACCCCAATCCGAAACCGACCCGTTCACTGGCCTCCAAGCTGTCGATCGGGGTGTCCACGCCGTTCCAGAAACAGTATCCGCAGATTGCCGAGTTCTTCAGCAAGGTCGATTTTCCGATTGATGACCTGAACAAGGCGTTGGCCGAGATGAGCGAGAAACACACGGCGCCACGGGATGCGGCGGTAGCGTTCATGAAGGCGCATCCGGATGTATGGCAGGCATGGCTGCCGAAGGATGTGGCGCAGAAGGTTCAGGCAGGTCTGTAG
- a CDS encoding K+/H+ antiporter subunit F, with amino-acid sequence MSPLLSNAILLTLFLFSLAMVLTLIRLFKGPSAQDRVLALDYLYIVAMLMMLTLGIRYSSDTYFEAALLIALFGFVGSFALAKFLLRGEVIE; translated from the coding sequence ATGAGTCCGCTGCTGTCGAACGCGATTCTGCTGACGCTGTTCCTGTTTTCCCTGGCAATGGTCCTCACACTGATACGCCTGTTCAAAGGCCCGTCGGCGCAGGACCGGGTACTGGCGCTGGATTACCTGTACATCGTCGCCATGCTGATGATGCTGACCCTGGGGATTCGTTATTCCAGTGACACCTACTTCGAAGCGGCGCTGCTGATCGCGCTGTTCGGCTTCGTCGGCTCGTTTGCCCTGGCGAAGTTCCTCCTGCGTGGCGAGGTGATCGAATGA
- a CDS encoding DUF2946 domain-containing protein yields the protein MKFTRTDRSLLAWMLYCCVLFNVFACSIGHGQMVGMQLNGIGGQFCAVDPSTQAPLASNPAEEKLPTLAKAFGCPLCSTGGMGPAFNSSLTLAILPEQHSPPLPAIVSADLPARFIWPSANPRAPPLA from the coding sequence ATGAAATTCACCCGTACCGATCGCTCACTGCTGGCCTGGATGCTCTATTGCTGCGTCCTGTTCAACGTGTTCGCCTGCAGCATCGGTCACGGACAAATGGTCGGCATGCAGCTTAACGGTATCGGCGGCCAGTTCTGCGCCGTCGACCCGAGCACTCAGGCGCCGCTCGCTTCGAATCCCGCCGAAGAAAAACTGCCGACTCTGGCCAAGGCCTTCGGTTGCCCGCTCTGCTCCACCGGCGGCATGGGCCCGGCGTTCAACTCCAGCCTGACCCTGGCGATCCTGCCGGAACAACACAGCCCGCCGCTGCCGGCCATCGTCAGCGCCGACCTCCCTGCCCGCTTCATCTGGCCTTCGGCCAATCCTCGCGCCCCGCCGCTCGCCTGA
- a CDS encoding monovalent cation/H+ antiporter subunit D codes for MTAMNHLIAAPILLPLLTAAIMLMLGEKHRPLKAKINLFSSLLGLGISVMLLQWTQTTGVPGSIGVYLPGNWQVPFGIVLVVDRLSALMLVLTGIIGVSALLFAMARWDGAGSSFHALFQIQLMGLYGAFLTADLFNLFVFFEVLLAASYGLLLHGSGRARVSSGLHYISINLLASSLFLIGAALIYGVTGTLNMADLALKIPLVPEADRGLLHAGAGILAVAFLAKAGMWPLNFWLVPAYSSASAPVAAMFAIMTKVGVYTLLRLWTLLFSGQAGASAYFGGDWLIYGGMATMAGAGVAIIAAQRLERMASLSILVSAGILLSAVGFAQPNLIGAALFYLVSSTLALSALFLLAELIERSRTAIEVPLEDENELLPRPQEWQRPVKGINLDDDQKAVVGQVIPWTMAFLGLSFIACALLIIGMPPLSGFIGKLSLIGALLNPLGLGAGEPISKAAWALLALLILTGLGSLMAFSRLGIQRFWSPEERPSPLLRKLECTPIFLLLGLSIALTFKAEPLLRYTQAAADALNNPQQYVMAVLGTRAVPSPEAKAALLEVQP; via the coding sequence ATGACGGCGATGAATCACCTGATCGCCGCACCGATCCTGCTGCCGCTGCTGACCGCCGCCATCATGCTGATGCTCGGTGAGAAGCACCGCCCGCTGAAGGCGAAAATCAACCTGTTCTCCAGCCTCCTCGGCCTCGGCATTTCGGTGATGCTGCTGCAATGGACCCAGACCACCGGCGTGCCCGGCTCCATCGGCGTGTACCTGCCGGGCAACTGGCAGGTGCCGTTCGGCATCGTGCTGGTGGTCGATCGTCTGTCGGCATTGATGCTGGTGCTGACCGGGATCATCGGCGTCAGCGCCCTGCTGTTCGCCATGGCCCGATGGGACGGCGCCGGGTCGAGCTTCCACGCGCTGTTCCAGATTCAATTGATGGGGCTGTATGGCGCGTTCCTGACGGCGGACCTGTTCAACCTGTTCGTGTTCTTCGAGGTATTGCTGGCCGCGTCCTACGGTTTGCTGCTCCACGGCTCGGGCCGGGCGCGGGTGTCGTCGGGGCTGCATTACATTTCGATCAACCTGCTGGCGTCGTCGCTGTTCCTGATCGGCGCGGCGTTGATCTACGGTGTGACCGGCACGCTGAACATGGCGGATCTGGCGTTGAAGATTCCACTGGTGCCGGAGGCCGACCGTGGCCTGTTGCACGCCGGCGCGGGGATTCTGGCCGTGGCGTTCCTGGCCAAGGCCGGCATGTGGCCGCTGAACTTCTGGCTGGTGCCGGCCTACTCGTCGGCCAGCGCGCCGGTGGCGGCGATGTTCGCGATCATGACCAAGGTCGGCGTCTACACCCTTTTGCGTCTGTGGACGCTGCTGTTCTCCGGCCAGGCAGGCGCTTCGGCGTATTTTGGCGGCGACTGGCTGATCTACGGCGGCATGGCCACCATGGCCGGTGCGGGCGTGGCGATCATTGCCGCACAACGCCTGGAACGCATGGCCAGCCTGAGCATTCTGGTGTCGGCGGGGATCCTGCTGTCAGCCGTGGGATTCGCCCAGCCAAACCTGATCGGCGCCGCGCTGTTCTACCTGGTCAGCTCGACCCTGGCGTTGAGTGCGCTGTTCCTGCTGGCCGAATTGATCGAACGCTCGCGCACCGCCATCGAAGTACCGCTGGAAGATGAAAACGAACTGCTGCCGCGTCCGCAGGAATGGCAGCGACCGGTCAAGGGCATCAACCTCGACGACGATCAGAAAGCGGTGGTCGGTCAAGTGATTCCGTGGACCATGGCGTTCCTCGGCCTGAGCTTCATTGCCTGCGCGCTGCTGATCATTGGCATGCCGCCGTTGTCCGGTTTCATCGGCAAGCTGAGCCTGATCGGCGCCCTGCTCAACCCGCTGGGCCTCGGCGCCGGCGAACCGATCTCGAAGGCCGCCTGGGCGTTGCTGGCCCTGCTGATTCTCACCGGACTCGGCTCGCTGATGGCGTTCTCGCGTCTGGGGATCCAGCGCTTCTGGTCGCCTGAAGAGCGACCATCGCCGCTGCTGCGCAAACTGGAATGCACGCCGATTTTCCTGCTGCTCGGCCTGAGCATCGCGCTGACCTTCAAGGCTGAACCGCTGCTGCGTTACACCCAGGCAGCGGCCGACGCCCTGAACAATCCGCAGCAATACGTGATGGCGGTGCTCGGCACCCGCGCCGTGCCGAGCCCGGAAGCCAAGGCTGCGTTGCTGGAGGTGCAACCATGA
- a CDS encoding TonB-dependent receptor, with translation MKQLTLLASLCGCLSVNVWAQSTVDLAPITIDGESGAEPGLSLDQSSGMASRLGLSVRDTPASVAIANRNDIERHGSQNFQDAANTLPGVNASAPPGFGGFVSYRGFTSSQITQMFNGVNVSGGLARPVDSWIYDRVELVGGPSSLINGAGSVGGSLNYVTKLATRDEQAIEGRVSYGTYDTTETAFGLNHALTEPGADVQHYARLDVSHNTSNGYIDRQERDAWSVAFSLLSDLTPNLSHTLSLEYQDEHEDSPYWGTPVLNPKAGELKIDRHNRFNNYNVEDGRYEQRTIWVRSIIDYRINDSTTLRNTLYHLDSQRDYRNLETYQYNADNSAVNRSTAYQVRHQGEQNGNQFELRHDNTLFGLDTTWSGGFEYKVNQTTNSPLNVKGASTVNPNNYRPGHFYDIPGTMPGFVSDKTNEVTTKALFAENRLALTDKLSLLTGLRYDDIDLDVTNHRTVTASNPRHLKRSWEPVTGRVGLTYQFIPSANVYVQYSTAAEQPNGTQDFDVSTGKQWEIGSKFDYLNGRGSATVAAYTIERKDFAVTDPLDPTSSIPVGQQTSKGIEIASSLRITDKLLAEGNFAWVDAQYDEFNEKNAAGVVVSRKGNTPTNVPDRVGNLWLTYDFSPQWQGGVDARYVASVFADNANTMTVPSYTLFGSFLSYKVDSHTTVTGRVRNLTNEVYAEFAHVSPAYYLGTPRTFELAVQTRF, from the coding sequence ATGAAACAACTTACCTTGCTGGCGAGCCTGTGCGGCTGCCTGTCCGTCAACGTCTGGGCGCAATCCACCGTGGATCTGGCGCCGATCACCATTGACGGCGAATCCGGTGCCGAACCCGGCCTGAGCCTCGACCAGTCCAGCGGCATGGCATCGCGCCTCGGTTTGAGCGTACGCGACACTCCGGCGTCGGTGGCCATCGCCAACCGCAATGACATCGAACGTCACGGTTCGCAAAACTTTCAGGACGCGGCCAATACCTTGCCGGGGGTGAACGCCAGTGCGCCGCCGGGCTTTGGCGGGTTTGTCTCCTATCGCGGTTTTACCAGCAGCCAGATCACTCAGATGTTCAACGGGGTCAACGTTTCCGGCGGACTGGCGCGCCCCGTGGATTCGTGGATTTATGACCGGGTGGAACTGGTCGGCGGTCCGTCGTCACTGATCAACGGCGCAGGTTCGGTCGGCGGTTCGCTGAACTACGTGACCAAACTGGCCACTCGCGACGAGCAAGCCATCGAAGGTCGGGTCAGTTATGGCACCTACGACACCACCGAAACCGCATTCGGCCTCAATCACGCGCTGACCGAACCCGGCGCCGATGTGCAGCACTACGCACGACTCGACGTCAGCCACAACACCAGCAACGGCTACATCGACCGCCAGGAACGCGATGCCTGGAGCGTGGCGTTCTCGCTGCTCAGCGACCTGACGCCGAACCTGTCGCACACCCTGTCCCTGGAATATCAGGACGAACACGAGGACAGCCCGTACTGGGGCACGCCGGTGCTCAACCCCAAGGCCGGCGAACTGAAGATCGACAGGCATAACCGCTTCAACAACTACAACGTCGAGGACGGGCGCTACGAGCAGCGGACAATCTGGGTGCGTTCGATCATCGACTACCGGATCAACGACAGCACCACCCTGCGCAACACCCTCTATCACCTCGACAGCCAGCGCGACTACCGCAACCTGGAAACCTATCAATACAACGCCGACAACAGCGCCGTGAACCGATCCACCGCGTATCAGGTTCGACATCAGGGCGAGCAGAACGGCAACCAGTTCGAACTGCGCCACGACAACACCCTGTTCGGTCTCGACACCACTTGGTCCGGCGGTTTCGAGTACAAGGTCAACCAGACCACCAACTCGCCGCTGAACGTCAAAGGCGCCAGCACGGTGAACCCGAACAACTACCGACCGGGGCATTTCTACGACATCCCCGGAACGATGCCGGGTTTCGTCAGCGACAAGACCAACGAAGTCACGACCAAAGCGCTGTTTGCCGAAAACCGCCTGGCACTGACCGACAAGCTGTCGCTGCTCACCGGCCTGCGCTACGACGACATCGACCTCGACGTAACCAACCATCGCACGGTGACCGCGAGCAACCCGCGTCATCTCAAGCGCAGCTGGGAACCGGTCACCGGGCGCGTCGGCCTGACATACCAGTTCATTCCGTCAGCCAATGTCTACGTGCAATACAGCACCGCCGCCGAACAACCCAATGGCACCCAGGACTTCGATGTCTCGACCGGAAAACAATGGGAAATCGGCAGCAAGTTCGACTACCTGAACGGTCGCGGTTCGGCGACGGTGGCCGCCTACACGATCGAGCGCAAGGACTTCGCCGTGACGGATCCACTGGACCCGACCAGCAGCATTCCAGTCGGCCAGCAGACGTCCAAAGGCATCGAGATTGCCAGCTCGCTGCGGATCACCGACAAGTTGCTGGCCGAAGGCAACTTCGCCTGGGTCGATGCGCAATACGATGAATTCAATGAGAAGAACGCCGCCGGTGTGGTGGTTTCCCGCAAGGGCAACACACCGACCAACGTGCCGGACCGAGTGGGCAATCTGTGGTTGACCTACGATTTCTCGCCGCAATGGCAAGGCGGGGTCGATGCGCGTTATGTGGCGTCGGTGTTCGCCGACAATGCCAACACCATGACCGTGCCGTCGTACACGCTGTTTGGCAGCTTCCTCAGCTACAAGGTGGATTCGCATACCACCGTGACCGGACGGGTGCGCAACCTGACGAACGAGGTGTACGCCGAGTTCGCCCATGTGTCGCCGGCGTATTACCTCGGCACACCGCGCACATTCGAGCTGGCCGTGCAGACGCGGTTCTGA
- a CDS encoding Na+/H+ antiporter subunit G has protein sequence MNTELSLWVEIPVAILLVLSGIFALIGATGLLRMKDYFQRMHPPALASTLGAWCVALASIICFSALKSGPVLHAWLIPILLSITVPVTTLLLARAALFRKRMAGDDVPAEVSSRRTETGS, from the coding sequence ATGAACACTGAATTGTCTCTGTGGGTGGAAATCCCGGTGGCGATCCTGCTGGTCCTCAGCGGTATTTTCGCCCTGATCGGCGCCACCGGCCTGCTGCGGATGAAGGACTACTTTCAGCGCATGCACCCGCCGGCGCTGGCCTCGACCCTCGGCGCGTGGTGCGTGGCACTGGCGTCGATCATCTGTTTTTCCGCGCTCAAGTCCGGGCCGGTGCTGCACGCATGGCTGATCCCGATTCTGCTGTCGATCACCGTGCCGGTGACTACCTTGCTGCTGGCGCGGGCGGCGTTGTTCCGTAAACGCATGGCCGGCGATGATGTGCCGGCCGAGGTCAGCAGCCGGCGCACTGAAACCGGCAGCTAG